In Mangifera indica cultivar Alphonso chromosome 7, CATAS_Mindica_2.1, whole genome shotgun sequence, the genomic window CCAAGTTGTCAAAATCCTGCTTTTAAATCGAATTTGGATAACACCTTAGCTTGAGCAAGATTAGCAAAGAATAACTGTTTGTTTGGAAGTGGGAATTTGTCatcatagagaaaaaaatttagtgaTTTGTAATTTATGACTAAATGCATTTTTCTTTTGACTTGCTCAAATCTTTTATTAACATAGAATGTAACACAAGCCTATGGAGATTGGGTTGGCTCAATAAGCTTTTCTTATTGAAGTTGTTTAAGCTTTAAAAAGGTCAGGATTAAAACCCTTGTGACTTGCTTTGGTTAGGTTAACATCATTTTTCCTGGAAGGCAAAGTCATGTAAAATTCAAGTCTTGTCTAGAGTGGGTTAGGACATTTTTGGAGGAAATCTAAGTGTGACTGACTGTAAGACTTTTCTACTATCTATTGTTGAAGTGTCtagaaaagagaaaacatgAAGTAATTTAGAACAGAATTCCATGGtaaaaaatgttaagaatattGTAACCCATCAACTCTTAAgaagattatttttttcaatgaacTTTTGGATTAAGTCGAAAACGATGATAGCATTTTTTTTGGGAAGTTCTTAAGCTAGGAATTTATGGGACACAAAGACATTTGGAAAGATTTGGACTTTTATCATTTCACTAATAGCTTCAGTGAAAAAGATTTCACTGTTGGCTGCCCTAAAAAACTGCTTATATGGCTTTCAAAATGATGAAGGAAGAACTTCAGGTTTAAGAATGGAAGAGGCTGTTTCAATGTCAGTGAGGGCAATGACTTTGATAGCCCTATCATACTTGTTAGGAAAGAGCTTTAGTTCAACTAGAGGTTGGACAGGCTAAGCACTTTGAGCTGGAGAAAAGATATTTCTTATGAACCATAGACTTCTATATTATATTCTGACTCGGAATCCAGTAAAATAAACTCTAGATCAAAATTATCTGATGTTAAGGTTTTATTGTTACCAAGTTCGAATATTAATCAGATATTCGGATCActctttgtttaatttttttagaagaaaataCACACAAAACCAATAGTGCATCAAAAGCAAATTGGGTTGTAGAAACATAATCATTAGACTTCACATCATCGTCAAATCTACTCAAAACATATTTTGGGTACGTCAATTAGatcttgtattttaattttctatattagTATCAGAACCTATGTTTCTATAGAAATTAAGTtgataattaaactaaaaaaatgtcTGTTTATTTATGTAGAAATTGAATCTTTATGATTGTTTTCTACGTAGGGAGTTAAGAGTGGCAGTTTTTAGGactttaaatataattctaGCTACCTTCAAGGTCCCTTAACTGTCATGGGCAATATTgtaaaaatgtcattatatTGGGCATGGTCAGGTCAACTTATCATGGGTCCCAATAGAGATAATCTTTGCCTTTTTATACAAGGGgtttataaaacaatttctaAATTGTTTGCTTGCCCCTTATGCaaagtaataattatttaaaagttaatgatataaattttattcaaatcattGACTTAtgtattatttcatttaatattttaacacggtatatttgtgtatttacaTAGAACAAGTTCACATAAAATAACTTTACTACTTATGCAAAGTGATAGCCATCctcatttaatcaattttctctttatgttCTCTAATTACTCAGGTTTATGTGTGTGACCATTTAGGTACATCGTAGTCTAGTCGTGATTTCAAAATCAACTCCTCAAAGAACATACTCATTAACTCATCGACTATGATAAACATCTAACAATAGTCATAATACCCTGAACCACAATAAAAGCAAACTCAACATAACCTTTTTCTCAATAATATACGTCATATAGTAAAATCCCTTCATTATTGAATCTCAATTAAGGACGAGTTTATGTTATGTCAAAACCTTAGTCTTAATCATTTAtcgaattattaattaatatatttgaagtGTGTCACCCCAAATAATCTTTCGTGTAACTTTTTTTATACTCTGACCAGATATTTCTATTTCCAATATTTGTTAACCTTTATCTAGGAACTCgaaatcaaataattcaagTCAACGAATTCCACTTTACTTTCTCGTTGGAAAAACAATCACAAACGTTAGCATTCTTCTTTATATGATGGATAAGAACAAATGGTTTTAGGTAAAGAATGAGTATATGGGACAATGGCATAAATCTTGCGATAATGtgtcttatataatttttttttttaaaataaacgcatgaATGGACATGCATTCAACAACATAGCCATTCATcctttaacattttaatataaggCATGTTATCTACTCATCCTATGTGGCATCTCATGAATAGGTGTGCAATTTTTATGCACAACTGTCCATCAACTTGAAATtccttatttaatatttatccaCATTTTTATCTTAGGCAACATTCAATATTAAGTGAAGTAATTAAGAAAAGACAGGACAAAAATAGCTTTGTTCATATCTATGGATGTTACAATTCCTCCCCTTATTAGAATTGTGTCATCGAAATTCACTAAAATGACTTAAGATGTCTTTCTCTCATGTGTTGCTCCACCTCTAAGGTAGCCCCCTTCACCTTGTGATTCCTCCAAATGACCTTGAtcaacttaatttatttatttctgagCTCACTGATCTTCCTAATTGTTCAATGTGGGCCTTAAGGTTATGATTTAGGTAGCGTTCCCATTAATGCATGCTTCTACTTGCATAAAGGATTTCTTATTTGGATTGAGCATAACTGGTTCGCCTTCAAAGCTTTGAGGAGTTGTAAAGGCCCATTTAAGTCTTCTGGAAAAACTCTCATTTGATGATAACGTTCAACACACTTCTCTTTGGACATTTTGTATGCCAATATGGTTCATTACATATGAAACAGCTAACTTATTTGTTGtctttctttcctttatttCATTCTGTTTTGGTTGTTGTATGGTTCATTTATTCATTGATACTAGACTCTCCCACTTCCCTACCTTTTCCATACTTTAGTTtggatttccttttttttaattttgggtaaataaatatGTAGAATGCAAAAAAACAACAGCACCCATAGGAAAAGGAACCGAGAACAATCTACCCCACTCTCCCCAAACGAGAGGACCATGGAAACACAAGCTAAGGCCTAACAAGCTAGACCGAGACAAGACCTGCACAATATGCACAAGAATAAATCTCCATCATTTCGTCTTAAAGGTCTATCAAAGTTTTTATCATGATAGAGTTCAAGTGAAGAGAAGAAGCACACCTTAACATATCTAACTTTACATGATGCATAATAAGCAGGCCTGACCTCCAAGTATAATCTATACAGAAAGAATTATCAAAACAACACAAGAAGAGCtcaagtaaataaattaaacaatctAAGCTTCCACTCTTCTCATGGGTGTTGTCTTCGTTGGTCCCAACTGGAGCAGCGTGGCAGATCCCTCATCTGCAAATTCTAAAAATCTACAGGAGCAGATACTTGCTGCCCAAAAGCTGTAGGCGGCAGAATGTGACTGAGCCATGGGACAAGAGTTTACTCCAGGCAAAGCCCAGCTACATCCCAGGAAGAAGAAGCAAAAACAACATAAGCAGGACTCGAATGATCTCTGCAGAAGATGAGAAGGACTGGCCTAAAGTCTGAAATTGGAGAATTTCTGAAAATGTTTGGGACAATTCTGCTGCAACAATTGGGAATGCTCAAAAAGTTCTTAAAACAGATTCAGAATTTCGCCTGTAAAGTGAACTGTTTTATCAAGGAAAATGTGACCTCTGAATTCTATTCTGGGAAGTTTGGGCCAATTAAAAAGGAAGTTCAAATGGAAGTATTCTTTGTTGCAAAAATTGGGTATAATTTGCAAGCTGGAGTGCCTCTCAGAGCTGTTTCACATAGGAAAGGACTGTAgatttgaaacatcaaaatTCCAAGCAGTTCTGGGGCTAATCCGCTCATAAAGATGATGCTACTGCTTAGAGAAAATAGCTGAAGGTGATTTCTGGATTTCTTGTGGCGAATAAACATAGCACTGGCCTGGACCAGCTTCCTTTGGCTTGATTTCCAGCTCCTAGAAAAATATGCAGAGACACTGCAGATTCTGGACATTTTGCAGCACTCCAGATTTCTAGAACTCTGGCTGGCTGCTTAATTTCCGGGACATCAGCAAAAAACAGCAAATAGGGGACAGCTGAGAAGAAATTAGAGTCAGCATTGAACAGGTGGATAGGAGCTAATTGGAATTTTTCGTGTTGGAGGAAGACTCATTTTTATGACCTCAAAAAGTTTTCATAATCGCCAAGATTGTGGCTTCACCTTATGCAGCAGGTGATCCTATTTCGTTCTGACCATATATTTTTGAGTCCATCCATGAAAACCACAGAGGATAACTCGAAATGTTCCCTTGACTGCCTAAACTAACTTCAAGAAACATTTGATGGCGTAACAATATTACAGAAAAAAAACCCCtagatatgtataattttgtacataatttggaGGGGATTGTGTGACCAAAAGGTGGGAGGGAACAATTTGTCGATTGTATGTCCCCTTGGTTTATTCCACCTATATCTACAAAATGATTCACGAACCCAACAAAAACATTCCCTTCAACATTCATAACTTTAATCAGCAAACAACCCTAAAATACGAATGACAAAGAAGGCAATGAACAGAGTGAGAAATGACGAAATGCAACCAACAAATCTTCCAATTGTCCAATAACTCCTCGACTCAGAATGTACGAAAACTTGAAGTAGCCATATTTTGGCCACATTGTTATGGAAAGCTCGGGTTGATAGTTGCATAGAGTCACGTTGAAtgtgtaaaatgacaaaaaattgagtttaaataattttgcaaACTCAAGTATGATCGTTATATAAGTGAATAAGAAAGAGGTGTGATTAATTTTAAGAACGATAAAAATCCATTcctttaatacaaattttgcGTGATCTGCAAGGGATTGAACACAGAATTTTATTAATGGCAGAAACTTGAATGTGAGAATCTaatgacaagaaaaaaaagatgatagGGTGGAGATCTTTTTCAGATTACAGagaaaatgggtatatatagttttattgattttgctaTATAAAAGCTATAAAACATTCTTCCATTTCCTCAAAATGAGGAAAATTTTCCCATTTTTGGCAAGCACAAAATTTTCTCAAACATCTTTCAAAAGTTATTAGGAGAAAATCCtttcaaagcaaaaatgtctCAGATTTTGATATAAAGTTTCAGATTCAAAGAAAATAGTCCCCCAAAAAAATTACTTTCCTCACCACCCAACAAGCAAGAGTTTCAGAAGAGCCATCCGGATATAGAGACCATTTTTGGCTTGTCTAAAATAGGCTGCCCTAGGATCAGCATCGACATCCACAGTTATCTGCACATTATCAGAAACAGATGATAAGAAATCTCCAATCATAAATACAATGCCAACATCACTCACAAATGTTATATGGTTTACCTCATCAAGTCTTGGAAGCGGGTGCATCACAACTGCATGCTTCCGCATCACCCCCAATATATTCCGATCAATGATGTACTTTCCTCGAGCTTCTTCATAAAGGTCTACTCTCTCTCCAAACCTTTCTCTTTGAATACGAGTCTGATATAACACATCACACTTAGAAGCCACTTCCATTAAATCAGAAGTTTCTTCCCATTCCACACCCTTCGATGTCAAATACTCCTTGATATCATCctataaaagacaaaagaaaaattgacATACAAAACAAATTATGTTTCTGATTTCTTTTCCATCTTCCAATTaccttttgaaaattaaattagcaAGTTTTAAGGACAGGCAGTATCGATTATTTTATGTAAATGACTATTaagttcaatatatttttaagagcCTAGCAAGAAGTTATAATACACTACCTTCATTTTTACCACCTCAGGAGACACAAAGTATATCTTGACATCTTGGTACTTTGCAAGCAAGTATGCAAGTGACCGAACCGTCCTTCCATTAGCAAGATCTCCCACAAGGCCTACTTTGATGTCATCTAGTTTCCCTATCTCTCTTTCAATGGTATAGACATCTAAAAGAGCCTGCATTGGGGAAAATACAAGAGCAATGCCTTTACTCAGTAGCTTGTAAAGTTTCTCAACACTATAAAGTTgtcaacataattaatattacacAACCAAAAATGAAGTTGGAACATTTCTCATGCtccctttgaaaaatttaaagagtTGATCAGAACAGATAATTGCTAACTTGGAATAAAGAACTTCACactgataaatataattaatggttTTCTAGCAAGTCTACACAAGAAATGTTACGAATATGCAAATGGCACACCTAGATAAATGCATTATGGAAATTCTGTGCCTACCTGACTTGGGTGTTGTCCAGGACCATCTCCAGCATTAATAATGGGAATGTTAGCAGTGGCTGCTGCTCTTTTTGCAGAACCACTTTCAAAATGGCGCATAACTATTATATCAGAGTATCCCTCAACAGTTCTGATAGAGTCTGTAAGTCAAGCAAT contains:
- the LOC123220005 gene encoding aspartate carbamoyltransferase 1, chloroplastic, which produces MASSLCCTSMLHEGLFTPKQITNCNKELLFNHSSLCSKSLIQSKSLSVTANFKQSRLLLLNEKSMKWKQTQKFCLKNSVQCRALEIENTPSFMLGKKFQLDDVIEAQQFDRDTLSAIFAVAREMEKIEKNSPGSQILKGYLMATLFYEPSTRTRLSFESAMKRLGGEVLTTENAREFSSAAKGETLEDSIRTVEGYSDIIVMRHFESGSAKRAAATANIPIINAGDGPGQHPSQALLDVYTIEREIGKLDDIKVGLVGDLANGRTVRSLAYLLAKYQDVKIYFVSPEVVKMKDDIKEYLTSKGVEWEETSDLMEVASKCDVLYQTRIQRERFGERVDLYEEARGKYIIDRNILGVMRKHAVVMHPLPRLDEITVDVDADPRAAYFRQAKNGLYIRMALLKLLLVGW